The nucleotide window GCAGACATAATTTTATTGCAGCTTTTCATATAAATTAACGCTTTTGTGTCGGATATTTTTTTTATTAACCGCAGAGAGCGCAGAGGACACAGAGAGAAGAGAGGAGATTAGGCAAGTGATGGGCAAATTGTCAAGAAGTATTTTACAAAAAATTACACTTTAGGGCTAGGAGTGTTAGTGGGACAAAGCCTATAAAATCCCAGATACTATTGCTACTCATTGGTTTCTACCCTAAAATCTATTAACATAGTTTCCTTGAATCGACCTAACCTTTATCCTGAAGTCGCTATAAAAGTATCCTACCAACAACAGACCTTCACTAAGGAGAAAACATTGGTTTCCACAACCTTGAAAACGACCAAATCAGAAGAAATTTTTGCCGCCGCCCAGAAGTTGATGCCTGGTGGCGTCAGTTCCCCCGTGCGCGCCTTCAAATCCGTAGGCGGACAACCCATTGTCTTTGACAGGGTAAACGGAGCCTACATTTGGGATGTTGACAGCAATAAATACATTGACTATGTAGGGACTTGGGGCCCGGCTATCTGTGGCCACGCTCACCCGGAAGTCATCAAAGCCCTTCACGAATCCTTAGAAAAAGGTACAAGTTTCGGCGCCCCCTCGCTGTTGGAAAACGTCCTCGCCGAAATGGTGATTGATGCCGTTCCCAGCATTGAAATGGTGCGATTTGTCAATTCTGGCACCGAAGCCTGTATGGCTGTTTTGCGGCTGATGCGAGCCTTCACCGGCCGCGACAAAGTGATCAAATTTGAAGGCTGCTATCACGGGCACGCCGATATGTTCCTAGTAAAAGCTGGTTCCGGCGTCGCAACTCTCGGGCTTCCCGACTCTCCGGGCGTGCCAAAATCCGTTACCGCCAACACCCTCAACGCTCCTTACAATGATTTGGAAGCAGTTAAGGCTTTATTTGCTGAAAATCCCGGCGAGATATCAGGTGTAATTCTGGAACCTGTTGTAGGAAATGCCGGTTTTATTACTCCAGATGCAGGTTTTCTTGAAGGTTTGCGGGAAATTACCAAAGATAACGGCGCTTTGTTGGTGTTTGATGAAGTAATGACTGGTTTCCGCATCGCCTACGGCGGAGCTCAGGAAAAATTCGGTGTCACCCCAGATTTGACAACTTTGGGTAAAGTTATCGGCGGCGGTTTGCCCGTGGGAGCTTACGGCGGAAGGCGCGAGATTATGGGGATGGTGGCTCCCGCTGGCCCGATGTATCAAGCTGGTACGCTTTCGGGAAATCCTTTGGCGATGACTGCTGGAATTAAAACTTTGGAATTGTTGCAAAAACCTGGCACTTACGAACAGTTGGACAGGATTACTAAAAAACTGTCGGAGGGATTGCTGAAAATTGCTAAGGAAGCGGGACACGCGGTTTGCGGCGGGCAAATTAGCGGGATGTTTGGCTTGTTTTTTGCGGCGGGCCCGGTTCACAATTACGACGATGCTAAGAAGTCGGATTTAACAAAGTTCAGCCGTTTTCACCGGGGAATGTTGGAGCACGGTATTTATCTGGCTCCTTCGCAGTTTGAGGCTGGGTTCACTTCTTT belongs to Microcoleus sp. bin38.metabat.b11b12b14.051 and includes:
- the hemL gene encoding glutamate-1-semialdehyde 2,1-aminomutase; translated protein: MVSTTLKTTKSEEIFAAAQKLMPGGVSSPVRAFKSVGGQPIVFDRVNGAYIWDVDSNKYIDYVGTWGPAICGHAHPEVIKALHESLEKGTSFGAPSLLENVLAEMVIDAVPSIEMVRFVNSGTEACMAVLRLMRAFTGRDKVIKFEGCYHGHADMFLVKAGSGVATLGLPDSPGVPKSVTANTLNAPYNDLEAVKALFAENPGEISGVILEPVVGNAGFITPDAGFLEGLREITKDNGALLVFDEVMTGFRIAYGGAQEKFGVTPDLTTLGKVIGGGLPVGAYGGRREIMGMVAPAGPMYQAGTLSGNPLAMTAGIKTLELLQKPGTYEQLDRITKKLSEGLLKIAKEAGHAVCGGQISGMFGLFFAAGPVHNYDDAKKSDLTKFSRFHRGMLEHGIYLAPSQFEAGFTSLAHTEEDVDRTLAAAREVMASI